In Bacteroidales bacterium, one DNA window encodes the following:
- a CDS encoding DUF4254 domain-containing protein, with protein sequence MTFSELCNKLFDDSTTYYHTMDNVYATLANPHKEETIEGALFKKNWIDAVQWHLEDIIRDPKIDPIKALEIKRWIDRSNQERTDLVELIDSYFLTKYKDVKPQPGATLNTESPAWAIDRLSILALKIYHMQQEVIRKDAAPEHLAKCQIKLDVLLDQKKDLSLAIDQLIADIESGKKYMKVYKQMKMYNDPSLNPVLYAQKK encoded by the coding sequence ATGACCTTCAGCGAACTTTGTAATAAACTTTTTGATGATAGTACAACTTACTATCATACAATGGATAATGTATACGCTACATTAGCAAATCCTCATAAAGAGGAAACCATTGAGGGAGCGCTATTTAAAAAGAACTGGATTGATGCCGTACAATGGCATCTTGAGGATATCATTAGAGATCCTAAAATTGATCCCATTAAGGCATTAGAAATAAAGCGTTGGATAGATCGTTCGAATCAGGAAAGAACCGATTTGGTTGAGCTAATCGATAGCTACTTTCTTACAAAGTATAAAGATGTTAAACCGCAACCGGGAGCAACCCTTAATACCGAAAGTCCCGCATGGGCCATCGACCGCCTATCAATACTTGCGCTAAAGATTTACCACATGCAACAAGAGGTAATTAGAAAAGATGCCGCACCAGAACATCTTGCTAAATGCCAAATCAAACTTGATGTTCTTTTAGATCAGAAAAAAGATCTCTCTCTTGCTATCGATCAGCTAATTGCCGATATCGAAAGTGGTAAGAAGTACATGAAAGTTTACAAACAGATGAAAATGTATAACGATCCCTCCTTGAATCCTGTTCTTTACGCACAAAAAAAATAA
- a CDS encoding glycosyltransferase family 9 protein has translation MAKILVFRLSAIGDVAMTVPVIWSLTKTYPDAEITFVSQKFASGFLKHIPGVRHFEVDLKGKHKGFWGIIRLYLDLRKLGKFDVIADLHDVIRTKILRFLFLFSLSHFAIIDKGRRDKHNLTKINKKVLRQLDTSVSRYAKVFYDAGFKFDVEFDYLFTQSPLTEKITNITGPRENKWVGIAPFAKHKGKIYPLELMEKVMELVSDTKGVKIFLFGGGQYEKAILEGWEKRFPNTISLAGKLSMEDELKVISNLEVLVSMDSANMHLASLVNTCVVSIWGATHPFAGFYGWNQNPKHALQINLPCRPCSIYGNKPCFRKDFACMNLITPESVYSKILDEIIT, from the coding sequence ATGGCAAAGATTTTAGTATTCCGGTTAAGTGCTATTGGGGATGTTGCAATGACGGTTCCCGTTATATGGTCATTAACTAAAACTTACCCAGATGCCGAAATTACATTTGTATCACAAAAATTTGCCTCAGGATTTTTAAAACATATTCCAGGAGTAAGACATTTTGAAGTTGACCTTAAAGGAAAGCATAAAGGATTTTGGGGGATTATTCGTCTTTACCTTGATCTTCGAAAACTTGGTAAGTTTGATGTAATCGCCGATTTACACGATGTAATAAGAACAAAAATCCTCCGTTTTCTATTTCTTTTTTCATTATCGCATTTTGCGATTATTGATAAAGGCCGAAGGGATAAACACAATCTCACTAAAATTAATAAGAAAGTTTTACGTCAACTCGACACATCTGTATCGCGCTATGCAAAGGTATTTTACGACGCTGGTTTTAAATTTGATGTTGAATTCGATTACCTATTTACCCAATCGCCCCTAACCGAAAAAATTACAAACATCACTGGGCCAAGGGAAAACAAGTGGGTTGGAATTGCCCCATTTGCAAAGCACAAAGGGAAAATATACCCGCTCGAGCTAATGGAGAAGGTAATGGAACTCGTTTCCGATACTAAAGGCGTTAAAATATTCCTATTTGGCGGAGGACAGTATGAAAAAGCGATTTTAGAGGGATGGGAGAAACGTTTTCCGAATACAATCTCCCTTGCAGGCAAACTTAGCATGGAAGATGAGCTAAAGGTAATTTCGAATCTTGAGGTGCTTGTTTCCATGGATTCCGCAAATATGCATTTAGCATCGCTTGTAAACACGTGCGTAGTAAGTATTTGGGGGGCAACACACCCTTTTGCAGGATTCTATGGATGGAACCAAAACCCAAAACATGCGCTTCAAATTAATCTGCCTTGCCGGCCATGTTCCATTTATGGAAATAAGCCCTGTTTTAGGAAAGATTTTGCCTGTATGAATCTAATTACCCCTGAAAGCGTTTATAGCAAAATATTGGACGAAATTATCACCTAA
- a CDS encoding YitT family protein: protein MTYITKEKLFSKEWFLAYTLITIGAFILAAGFVLFIDPHRIAPGGVYGIGIITHYLTQGMFSWAPDGLPIGTVGLILNIPLTIIGIKILGPRFGVKTVIGFLLSSIFIDLLHGLLGYAPLVDDMLLSSVFGGVLIGFGLGLIFKSKATSGGSDIIAMIFAKYTRLPLGQLMIYVDSAIVLLALLAFKDWKIPMYSWIVIYITGKVIDMTIQGVSYDKTLFIVSEKWEEIRNKIIIDLERGGTLINVTGMYQGQEKKMIFTNVSRREVYMLKDYIKSIDPFAFITVIDANEILGEGFKSIHSDS, encoded by the coding sequence ATGACTTACATTACGAAGGAAAAGCTGTTTTCGAAGGAGTGGTTTTTAGCCTATACCTTGATAACAATTGGTGCGTTTATTCTGGCGGCGGGTTTTGTGCTTTTTATCGACCCACACAGAATTGCACCAGGAGGGGTTTATGGCATTGGTATTATCACGCACTACTTGACTCAGGGTATGTTTTCTTGGGCACCAGATGGTTTACCAATTGGTACAGTTGGTCTTATCCTAAATATTCCGTTAACCATAATTGGAATAAAAATACTTGGCCCTCGCTTTGGGGTTAAAACCGTAATCGGTTTTCTTCTATCCTCTATTTTCATCGACTTGCTTCATGGGCTATTGGGTTACGCACCGCTTGTTGACGATATGCTACTATCATCAGTTTTTGGAGGTGTATTAATTGGTTTCGGATTGGGGTTAATATTTAAATCAAAAGCCACAAGCGGCGGATCTGATATAATTGCCATGATTTTTGCAAAGTATACCCGTCTTCCCCTCGGACAATTGATGATTTATGTTGATTCGGCTATTGTGCTATTGGCCTTGCTCGCTTTTAAGGATTGGAAGATTCCTATGTATTCATGGATTGTTATCTACATAACTGGTAAGGTTATAGATATGACCATCCAAGGTGTTAGCTACGATAAAACTCTTTTCATAGTTTCTGAGAAATGGGAGGAGATACGTAATAAGATTATTATTGATCTGGAGCGTGGAGGTACCTTAATAAACGTCACAGGTATGTACCAAGGCCAAGAGAAAAAAATGATCTTTACCAATGTTAGCCGCCGTGAGGTATATATGTTAAAGGATTACATTAAATCAATCGATCCATTTGCCTTTATTACAGTGATTGACGCAAACGAAATCCTTGGCGAAGGATTCAAATCAATTCATAGTGATAGCTAA
- a CDS encoding glycosyltransferase family 2 protein, whose amino-acid sequence MKLSIVIPAYNEEESIAETIEQIEQAFDKVKIEHEIFVVNDNSKDNTEQVLVDLQKKHPALRYETNHGPNGFGYAVRYGLERFDGDCVAIMMADLSDSPYDLIKFYTTMIEGNYDCVFGNRFIKGGKLIDYPFVKKRINRMANFIIRFVMHIKYNDTTNAFKLYKRHTIEGIKPFLSPHFNLTIELPLKAIIRGYSYTVIPNSWTNRKYGESKLKIREMGSRYFFILMYCFIEKYFSRGDFRKKW is encoded by the coding sequence ATGAAACTAAGCATAGTTATTCCAGCATATAACGAAGAGGAATCAATAGCAGAAACTATTGAACAAATTGAACAAGCATTTGACAAGGTAAAAATTGAGCATGAAATTTTTGTTGTTAATGATAATTCAAAAGATAATACTGAGCAGGTATTGGTTGATCTTCAAAAAAAGCACCCAGCGCTAAGATATGAGACAAATCATGGACCTAATGGATTTGGTTATGCCGTGAGATATGGATTGGAGCGATTTGATGGAGATTGTGTGGCTATCATGATGGCCGATTTATCAGATTCACCCTACGATCTTATTAAGTTTTATACAACAATGATTGAAGGCAACTACGATTGTGTTTTTGGGAATCGCTTTATCAAAGGAGGGAAATTGATTGATTATCCTTTTGTTAAAAAAAGAATCAATCGGATGGCGAATTTTATTATTCGTTTTGTAATGCATATAAAATACAATGACACCACAAATGCATTTAAACTTTACAAGCGTCATACAATTGAAGGGATTAAGCCATTCTTATCTCCACACTTTAACCTGACTATTGAATTACCATTAAAGGCAATAATAAGGGGATATTCATATACTGTAATTCCAAACTCATGGACAAATAGAAAGTACGGCGAATCAAAGTTAAAGATTCGTGAAATGGGAAGTCGATACTTTTTTATTTTGATGTACTGTTTTATTGAAAAATATTTTTCGCGAGGAGATTTTAGAAAAAAGTGGTAA
- a CDS encoding NAD-dependent epimerase/dehydratase family protein: MKVAIVTGSAGLIGCESVRFFSKKMDLIIGIDNDQRAYFFGKESSTDWCRKELEKTIQNYKHHSIDIRNYDALQTIFDKYNSDIELIIHTAAQPSHDWAAKEPITDFTINANGTLNLLELTRLYSPKAVFIYTSTNKVYGDTPNLLPLVELENRWEIAKSHPYFKDGIDESMSVDNSKHSLFGASKLAADVLAQEYGKYFGMNVAVFRGGCLTGPNHSSAQLHGFLSYLMKCAVTGNHYTVFGYKGKQVRDNIHAYDLVNMFYHFYLSPGQGEVYNAGGGRHSNCSMKEAIVLCEAITGKKMNYSYAEDNRIGDHIWYISDVSKFKKRYPEWEYRYNLNDILRQIYDSLTSN; the protein is encoded by the coding sequence ATGAAAGTTGCAATTGTAACGGGATCTGCTGGACTTATAGGTTGTGAATCAGTTCGTTTTTTTTCTAAAAAAATGGATCTAATTATCGGAATTGACAACGACCAAAGGGCATATTTTTTTGGAAAAGAATCTTCTACGGATTGGTGTAGAAAAGAATTGGAAAAAACGATTCAAAACTATAAACATCACTCAATAGATATTCGAAATTACGATGCGTTGCAAACGATATTTGATAAATACAATTCAGATATAGAATTGATAATTCACACTGCGGCTCAACCCAGTCACGATTGGGCAGCCAAAGAACCAATTACAGATTTTACGATTAATGCTAATGGAACACTTAACCTATTGGAATTAACTCGATTGTACTCTCCTAAAGCGGTTTTTATTTATACTTCAACCAACAAGGTTTATGGTGACACTCCTAACCTTCTTCCATTAGTGGAATTGGAAAACAGATGGGAAATTGCTAAAAGCCACCCTTACTTCAAAGACGGGATTGATGAAAGCATGAGCGTTGATAACTCAAAACACTCATTGTTTGGGGCATCAAAATTGGCAGCTGATGTCTTGGCTCAGGAATATGGAAAATATTTTGGTATGAATGTAGCAGTATTCAGGGGCGGTTGCCTAACCGGACCCAACCATTCAAGTGCTCAATTACATGGATTTCTATCATATTTAATGAAATGCGCGGTAACTGGTAATCACTACACAGTTTTTGGCTATAAAGGGAAGCAGGTTCGGGATAATATTCACGCTTATGACCTTGTGAATATGTTTTATCATTTTTATCTATCTCCAGGTCAGGGAGAAGTATATAATGCAGGAGGGGGCCGTCATTCCAATTGTTCAATGAAGGAAGCGATTGTTTTGTGCGAGGCAATTACGGGAAAAAAGATGAACTATTCTTATGCTGAAGATAATCGAATTGGGGATCATATCTGGTATATTTCGGATGTGTCAAAATTTAAAAAGCGTTATCCAGAATGGGAATATCGTTATAATTTAAACGATATACTTCGCCAAATCTATGATAGTTTAACTTCGAATTAG
- a CDS encoding NAD-dependent epimerase/dehydratase family protein: MKILVTGGAGFIGSSLCIKLKEKYPSYSIVVFDNLKRRGSELNLTDFQERGIEFIHGDIRNNEDLEAIGPFDVLIEASAEPSVMSGLNLDPTYIINNNLYGSINCFNACLKNKAKIIFLSTSRVYPISRIENANFIEEETRFSFCKDQKEKGISNLGISEDLNLSGARSFYGTTKLASEFFINEYAEFYNLKAAITRFGVVAGPRQMGKTDQGVVTLWIAKHYWKQPLKYIGYGGLGKQVRDILHIDDLINLIDIQIHQIEKFNGKIYNAGGGLFSSVSLLEMTSICEKITGNKIKIDAETQNRPADLRIFISDNTKIENEIGWKPQKSVENIFSDVFAWINKNEQKLKTILK; this comes from the coding sequence ATGAAAATATTAGTTACGGGGGGAGCCGGTTTCATTGGTTCATCGCTTTGCATTAAGCTTAAAGAAAAATATCCAAGTTATTCAATTGTTGTTTTTGACAATCTAAAAAGAAGAGGTTCGGAATTGAATTTAACAGATTTTCAAGAAAGAGGGATTGAATTTATTCATGGGGACATTCGAAATAACGAGGATCTTGAAGCCATTGGACCTTTTGATGTGCTAATCGAGGCATCGGCTGAGCCATCAGTAATGTCTGGACTTAACTTAGACCCAACTTACATCATAAACAATAATTTGTACGGTTCGATTAATTGTTTTAATGCTTGCTTGAAAAACAAGGCAAAAATTATATTTCTTTCCACAAGTAGAGTTTATCCAATAAGTAGAATTGAAAATGCAAATTTTATTGAAGAAGAAACACGTTTTTCATTTTGCAAAGACCAGAAAGAAAAAGGAATCTCAAACTTGGGAATTTCAGAAGATTTAAATCTTTCAGGTGCTCGTTCTTTTTACGGAACAACCAAGCTTGCTTCGGAATTTTTTATTAATGAATATGCCGAATTTTACAACTTAAAAGCGGCAATAACCCGATTTGGTGTAGTTGCTGGCCCGCGACAAATGGGCAAAACAGACCAAGGTGTAGTGACTCTCTGGATAGCAAAGCATTATTGGAAACAGCCGCTTAAATATATTGGTTATGGTGGACTCGGAAAACAGGTAAGAGATATTTTACATATTGATGATTTGATAAATTTAATAGATATTCAAATTCATCAGATAGAGAAGTTTAATGGAAAAATTTATAATGCCGGAGGAGGATTATTTTCTAGCGTATCTTTATTGGAAATGACCTCTATTTGTGAAAAAATCACAGGAAATAAAATAAAAATTGACGCAGAAACTCAAAATAGACCAGCTGATTTGAGGATTTTCATTTCAGATAACACTAAAATAGAAAATGAAATTGGTTGGAAACCACAAAAAAGTGTAGAAAATATCTTTTCTGATGTTTTCGCATGGATAAACAAAAATGAACAAAAATTAAAAACAATTTTAAAATAA